The Oncorhynchus mykiss isolate Arlee chromosome 10, USDA_OmykA_1.1, whole genome shotgun sequence nucleotide sequence CTCTTTGGATTGTATCACAGTGAAAATGTGTACTAATTGTTGCCTTGTTTAAATATGTTTGGCAAATGATTCTTTGCATCCCTGAATGTCATTTGGTGACTTTTTAATCATATAGCATGGTTTTTAAATTGATAACAAAAAGAGTCTAGTTATGCAGTATATTAGGAATTGGCAAAAAGACTCAGCACTGTAATACAAGCTCTGTGTTTATTATCACAATGTTTCAACCATTAAAGGTTGTCATCAGCTCTCATTGGGGTTCATATACTGTACCTCATTTAATATATGAATATTGAATTCAATCGTTGAAGACAGCTCTAATAATCACAACGGTTTAATTCTAAATTACAGTAATTCCATGGACCACCACAGACCATCCCCATGGAAtttctttcatttctttcatttcaGTAGGTGCTATATAGCATTACCCTATTATAAGGTTACATTATTTTAGCCCACACAATGTATGAAAACAGTTACCCTTCAAAACTTTTCAAGCCCACCAACACCAACGGTGTCAATTTGCCACCACAGTTAATTTTTCcatatacagtaggcctaccacTAGTCATCATAGCAGTAGCATAGGAAAAAGGAACACATGACGCTCACGTAGACAGTGTGACGAAAACCACATGCCCCTTGCTTTCGCTTTCACACCCCTCATGTGAATGGTGACTGACCACACTATGTTTGATTTCCTGTCAGTTGCAGTGTAGAAGGCTGTGTGAAAGTTGGCTGCATAATCTGTAGGCCTACATGCAGTGTAGGGGCAAATGCACACCCCGCATGTTGTTTGTCACACCTCAAGCCCGACAATAGCAACTCAGTCTACTTCAGTTTCATCTGTGGCCCCCAGAGGCAGAGTCTGAgaccaggggcaggcagagtggtagaATAATGCTATGAGTCAGAGCTGTGAGAAATGAGGGGTCGGTATAAGGGTCTGTCAGGTCTTATCCAGATAATTTACACTGCCCACTTACTCATCATTCTACGACCCCTAAATCTCCTCTGTGTGATTGCTTTTCAATACAGTCCATCCATAATCATATTATGTTAATGGAATACTGTAAGAAAGAGGAAAGTGCTGTTGAAAAGTAGggtgaacatgtttcattatgttCATGTTTCAATCATGTTGGAACATTCTATCCTGTCAATCAAAGTATGTCCTATACTAACTCATTTGTATTTGCCATTGCAGGTTCCGTTGCAGTGCAACATATGACCGTGATGGAGGGTGAGACTCTAACTATTAAGTGTCACATTAGAAATGCTCACAGGAGCCACGTGGAATGGAAGAATCCTAACGGGCATGTGATGTTTTTCAATGACCATAAGGGTGAGGATATTATAATACCACATATAGACgttcattttattttatatacagAAACGAAGCAGTATCTCCATTTGAATGTAGACTGGAAGCCCACTAAATGAGCAATACATGTTGACAGCTATATGGCTAGAATAATAATAGTTGTACATGATACAAGTAAAAATGTTTGTTCCTACTCATACTATAACATCTTTGTTATGAACTAAAGTAGTTGAGTCATGATGTGACATGCATTCTCTCTTCCTTATCTTCACTAACAGCCCTGAGGGATAAGCGCTACAAGATAATCAACTTGTCCGAGTCCGATTTTTCAGTCAGTGTGTCTGATGTCACCTTCAAAGATGGAGGCCTCTACACATGTTTACATTACACAAAAGTGCCTGTAGTGAAGTCAGTTACCGTGACagttttgggtaagtatgacaTATTGTCATATCATTGTTGTCTATAGTGATTAAGAAAGCACACAGCCTTTGTCTTTACTGAGTAGAATTGTCAACGCGAATGCCCCGCCCACTTGGGGATGTGTCTTtttcagccatctatttcctgtgtttgagtGGTGCAAAATCCACTTGTCACCTAAATCTCACTGGATATTTATGCAAATGAGGCACATataattttctttattttaacacaatataaaataaatacctGATAACAATAGAAAATGTATGTATGAGTGCATtctaagaagaagaaaaaacattttACAAATTGAATACCTGAATTCCCACAAATACCTGAACTCATTATTTGGCCGTGCCAGTAAAACATGTTATGTGCTATAATTCATTCAATACCTGAtggattaaaaaatatatcttCATCCATTGTCCAACTGTTGCATTTATGATAATTGTTTATAAAACCTTTTAACAATTTTGATGACCGTTGCTAGTAAAATATTCGGTAACACTTTATGTGGATAGTCCTTAGTAAATGGTTTGTACATGTTCGATAATTGTCAACAACATTTCAACTAATTATccactaacccttatcctaaccataaccttagtAAGCAGTTGCTTATAaacatagtatgaccatctgtagataATCTATCTAAATAAAGTGTGACCGAACATTCATattggatcaaatcaaatgttattggtcacatacacatatttagcagatgtcagGTGGTAGAGTGCTTGCCCCATTCCCACTTCCAACTAATTCAGTTGAATCCCAAAATCATAACCTCACTCTTTTTGTCATTCTCAAGGTATGCCAAAATTGGAGATAACAGAACACAATGGAAAGACTACCATCAAATGTTCTGCAGTGGGAAATAGCCATCCTCCcaaaatgtcatggcttttggGGAGTGGGTTAGAAATTGATGGTAAGTTACCTTTATTCTAGATTCTCTTAGTAGATTTCATGACAAGGGATTATGTTACGATCGAAACCTTCTGATTTTGGTACACTTACTATTTCTAGGGGTCCTAGGCCTAGCTAAAGGGTGTGTTTTGACTCCTGGTTGACCAGCCCAAGTGAGTTATGTTAAAAAATGGTGCATGACCAACAAATAATAGTATATACAAAAaggacaacaaaacaaaaacgaaATATTCAAATCAAAGGTTTACATGGCCACCAAACTCCAACAGCCTCACAGCTCTGCCAGTTGCCACACCCTGGTTGCCACACCTGTGCACAATCAACACTTAACAAGACTTCCTGGCAGAGCATAACCCCTGACACTATATTTGTGACAGAAGTGGAATGGCGGCCGTGATGCACGGCCAGAAGTGGAAAGCACGGCCAGACGTGTAAGAGGTTAACGGTAGATTGAAGTGCGGAGACTTGCCTTTTCTGTCTGGAGGGGGCAGTGTAGCATTCTTCGCAAAATCAGGAACGTATCAATTTCACACCAAGTGGGTTAACTCTATTGGCACAATGCATAGGGTGTTTGCATTTCACACCAGCGACCTTGGTTTGCTTCCCTGCCCCGCCCTGCCGTTCACttaaaagggggatacctagtcagttgtacaactgaaagcattcaactgaaatgtgtctttcgcatttaacccaacccctctgaatctgagaagtgcggagggctgccttaattgacattcatgtcttcggcgcccggggtacagtgggttaactgccttgctcaggagcagaacgacagatttttaccttgtcagctcggggattcgatccagcagccTTTCACTTACTGGCCAAATGCTCCGACCCTCCAGGCTACCTAGAGCCCCACTTACATTATTCAATATATTTAACCAATGATAACAACCACTTTAAGGGATTGTGGAAAATAAAAACACAAGACGAGTCAAAATGGAGTAGTAAGAGACTGAGGATGTTGTGATGATATATAACGAAGGGAAATGCCTCAAAACAGTTTAGACTTCCCCTGCGAAAACAAATCCCCCACACATTCCACTTTATCTCATCCAAAATAAAGGGAAGTGAAATGTCTGTATTCTCCCTGTAAAGGGCAGTGCAGGTCAGTATTATAAGAATCAGTATGATGGTTGTTGACGTTCTGTTACATATGACATTTTGACACTTTACCAAAAGTTAATTGAACCTTTCTCTTGTTATTTAGCTCAGCCTCAGTCCCAGTATCTTTTGGAAAAAAACACATATTCCTCCCTGGATATCTTGCATGTTCAGTCCCACAAGAGGAGAGTCACAGTGAAATGCATCGTTCGCCATCCAGCCTTACACAATTCTTCTCTGATGAATTTCGTAAAAATTGGACAGAATCGTAAGTCCCAAGTTCATTGTTCACACTTTCAAGCTATGGGAGGTTGAATTTAGTAGGGTATAAAAAATGACAATACTATGACATAAAGCTCAGATGACCTCCTTGAGAGTAAGGTGGAAATATCCAACAAAGATTTTAAAATAACAGGTATGCCTTTATTTAAAATGTAGTTCTGCTTGTAGTGTTCTATTTGAGGAACATTGAAAGGAAAGTGTGCACATTTGTGGTTTCACTGCACAGTCACACTGTGGGTACTTTCTCACTGGTTTAAAATTATGCCATAAGAACTGTAGTGTCATGGCACACTAGGGTATCTTTACCACACAAACATCAATAACTGAAATTCCCTTCTATCTTATAGCCTCTGAGGAATCACACTCCACTTCGAGAACCTCTCATTGGCCAAGTACAGAAGGTCCAACAACAGTCTCCCGTTGGCCTGGTACACAGGTGTCAACAGAAAAACCAACAGCTACAGCCTTAGATTGGCCCAATACAAAGCGTTCACCAGCATCAACCCCTGACTCACAACTCAGCACTCACAGTAAGTAAGACATTTTATTAACAGCCATGTTGCCCTGAGGTTACATCTACAAATGTTTTGCGAGTTGGTTTTCAACATGTGAAAAGTTTGTGTTTGTGAAAAGTTTGAAAACTGCTTAGGTGCAAAACAAAGGCACTTGGTTCTCATACCATCAAGGATGTTTCCTGAAATGAAAGTGAATAGCAATATTAGCCATATAGGTCCTCAATTTAAACCAGAATTTCAGCTCATGCTTTTTTTGTGTTCATTTAAGGTACCTGGATTTTGCCATTTGTTGTTATATATATTGACTTAAATTACAACATTTTCATCTGTAGTACAATCAGTGAGTGAAAATGActtacactgtactgtaatatcaATACAATAAAACCACAAATCAACAACTAGAAGTCTATTTAGTTTGTAATGAATCAACAAATGCATTTCGTCATTGGAGTTATCAATGTCTGTTGAATATCTTCACCTCCAGGTCAGCCAGCCCACTCAGTGTTTGAAGCTACAGGATACACACTTGCTAATGACAGCAGTAGCAACTCAACCAGTACTACAGGTAAGAACGAGACTAACCATAGCTAGTATTGTATGGGAAGAAATTCACAGTATCATTGCCATCTAGTCTTACAAGTTATTCAGTGGGCTGCTTCTCCACCTAGTGGTGATTTTCCATCACTACAAATTATGGTTGAATGGTGGGAACCGTGACCTTTACGGGCCAAAACTACTCCCTTTTCCCGGGATAAATAACTGTGAGAAACAGGTAAATTATGATAAATGatttatatgaacagcatggcGTGAAAGGGAACTGCTAAATTACATGCGATAtctaaatctggcttctctatgccctctgcatgatgaatcaaggctcagggtggggacagacagacagaccactttTTGTCTTGTGACCGGGAGGCCTACATTTGCTACAGCATagcctatgctacagtaatataaagaccGAATGAGCGTCTATTTTTACTCATCTGGCTTTCGGGGTCACCTTGTTTTTAATTGTAAAGATCGTTAAAAAAAACTATTGCAGCTGCAGAGTTTAAAAAAACCCTATCACTTGAATATCGTTGCTTTAAATCACCTGTGCTCCACTGGCCTCCTTAAAAAACGCTCCTTAGCTCTTAGAGTCCCATGGAGGAAAAGCTAGACtattattaaaaataaagaacagaaatacgttatttactaaaggtattcagaccctttgctatgagactcggtaTTGTGCATCCTGTTTACGTTGATCCTCcttgatgtttccacaacttgattggtgttcacctgtggtaaattcaattgattggacatgatttggaaaggcatgtTCTCTTCTGCTTTATCATGGTTTGAACGATGTGCATAATTGCAGTCCATATACT carries:
- the crtam gene encoding cytotoxic and regulatory T-cell molecule isoform X2, which produces MPLKLQLCFLVLFVGGSVAVQHMTVMEALRDKRYKIINLSESDFSVSVSDVTFKDGGLYTCLHYTKVPVVKSVTVTVLGMPKLEITEHNGKTTIKCSAVGNSHPPKMSWLLGSGLEIDAQPQSQYLLEKNTYSSLDILHVQSHKRRVTVKCIVRHPALHNSSLMNFVKIGQNPSEESHSTSRTSHWPSTEGPTTVSRWPGTQVSTEKPTATALDWPNTKRSPASTPDSQLSTHSQPAHSVFEATGYTLANDSSSNSTSTTGIFDETERQRGNGSSAPLLIFLVTCLILGLLVVVAFFVIKLRRAHILWKKENEDSDQSVESSRSKSSNEEKQSRRRGNGLFNIGFTKYVVEEPMATETTTTTNTKTEEAPEIQVLPQTDGATLSPQIKETEL
- the crtam gene encoding cytotoxic and regulatory T-cell molecule isoform X3 encodes the protein MLTALTEFKGSVAVQHMTVMEALRDKRYKIINLSESDFSVSVSDVTFKDGGLYTCLHYTKVPVVKSVTVTVLGMPKLEITEHNGKTTIKCSAVGNSHPPKMSWLLGSGLEIDAQPQSQYLLEKNTYSSLDILHVQSHKRRVTVKCIVRHPALHNSSLMNFVKIGQNPSEESHSTSRTSHWPSTEGPTTVSRWPGTQVSTEKPTATALDWPNTKRSPASTPDSQLSTHSQPAHSVFEATGYTLANDSSSNSTSTTGIFDETERQRGNGSSAPLLIFLVTCLILGLLVVVAFFVIKLRRAHILWKKENEDSDQSVESSRSKSSNEEKQSRRRGNGLFNIGFTKYVVEEPMATETTTTTNTKTEEAPEIQVLPQTDGATLSPQIKETEL
- the crtam gene encoding cytotoxic and regulatory T-cell molecule precursor, which codes for MPLKLQLCFLVLFVGGSVAVQHMTVMEGETLTIKCHIRNAHRSHVEWKNPNGHVMFFNDHKALRDKRYKIINLSESDFSVSVSDVTFKDGGLYTCLHYTKVPVVKSVTVTVLGMPKLEITEHNGKTTIKCSAVGNSHPPKMSWLLGSGLEIDAQPQSQYLLEKNTYSSLDILHVQSHKRRVTVKCIVRHPALHNSSLMNFVKIGQNPSEESHSTSRTSHWPSTEGPTTVSRWPGTQVSTEKPTATALDWPNTKRSPASTPDSQLSTHSQPAHSVFEATGYTLANDSSSNSTSTTGIFDETERQRGNGSSAPLLIFLVTCLILGLLVVVAFFVIKLRRAHILWKKENEDSDQSVESSRSKSSNEEKQSRRRGNGLFNIGFTKYVVEEPMATETTTTTNTKTEEAPEIQVLPQTDGATLSPQIKETEL
- the crtam gene encoding cytotoxic and regulatory T-cell molecule isoform X1 produces the protein MLTALTEFKGSVAVQHMTVMEGETLTIKCHIRNAHRSHVEWKNPNGHVMFFNDHKALRDKRYKIINLSESDFSVSVSDVTFKDGGLYTCLHYTKVPVVKSVTVTVLGMPKLEITEHNGKTTIKCSAVGNSHPPKMSWLLGSGLEIDAQPQSQYLLEKNTYSSLDILHVQSHKRRVTVKCIVRHPALHNSSLMNFVKIGQNPSEESHSTSRTSHWPSTEGPTTVSRWPGTQVSTEKPTATALDWPNTKRSPASTPDSQLSTHSQPAHSVFEATGYTLANDSSSNSTSTTGIFDETERQRGNGSSAPLLIFLVTCLILGLLVVVAFFVIKLRRAHILWKKENEDSDQSVESSRSKSSNEEKQSRRRGNGLFNIGFTKYVVEEPMATETTTTTNTKTEEAPEIQVLPQTDGATLSPQIKETEL